The Congregibacter litoralis KT71 genome contains a region encoding:
- a CDS encoding amidohydrolase family protein, which translates to MKTVANAFFIAVLLPLLLFARTAVALTAIVGGTVVDLEGGVPLKDAVILVEGERITAVGSKDAVAIPEDASTVDATGQWIIPGLMNMHVHPGLILPGKMANELSDETDAALALRMAAAARGMLSAGVTTIRIPGDDRHADLALDRSIRKGESIGPRIFSAGESVIITGGHGSSPGVLYADGPDELVKAARQQISLGASWVKILISGGIATDGGDIAEALMTPEEINAVVDAAHRYGARVAAHSGSSAATTVAVDAGVDSIEHGYTLDKKVLQKMKSAGTWLVPTIVVSQPATAPFFERIGSPQWYLDRRDSVGQQHWEALRTAIAVGVNIGLGTDQLPQEPNDGTTATVREAEYYVEAGMTPLESLRSATIQTAKMLGEEDSLGSIAEGKYADLLFVDADPAQDISALRRIHFVMKGGAIYRDDHGLAP; encoded by the coding sequence ATGAAAACTGTAGCCAATGCTTTTTTTATAGCGGTCCTTCTCCCCCTGCTGTTGTTTGCCCGCACCGCCGTTGCCCTCACCGCCATTGTGGGAGGCACCGTGGTGGATCTGGAGGGTGGAGTCCCCCTAAAAGACGCTGTGATTCTCGTCGAAGGGGAGCGCATTACAGCGGTGGGCAGTAAAGACGCTGTCGCGATTCCCGAGGATGCCAGCACAGTCGATGCAACGGGGCAGTGGATCATTCCGGGCTTGATGAACATGCATGTGCACCCCGGCCTTATTCTCCCGGGCAAAATGGCCAACGAGCTGTCTGATGAGACGGATGCGGCTCTGGCTCTGCGCATGGCCGCTGCGGCGCGGGGCATGCTCTCCGCCGGGGTCACGACCATTCGTATCCCCGGCGACGACCGCCATGCCGATCTTGCCCTTGATCGCTCCATCCGCAAGGGTGAGTCCATCGGGCCGCGAATTTTTTCCGCGGGAGAGTCCGTCATCATCACCGGGGGACACGGCTCCAGCCCCGGCGTTCTCTACGCTGATGGCCCCGATGAACTGGTCAAGGCGGCGCGGCAGCAGATTAGTCTGGGAGCGTCCTGGGTGAAGATTCTGATTTCCGGTGGTATCGCCACCGACGGTGGCGACATTGCCGAGGCGCTGATGACGCCGGAAGAAATCAACGCGGTGGTGGATGCGGCGCATCGCTATGGCGCCAGGGTAGCCGCCCACTCGGGATCTTCGGCGGCCACCACCGTTGCCGTCGATGCCGGTGTGGACAGCATTGAGCACGGCTACACCCTGGATAAAAAAGTACTGCAAAAAATGAAGAGTGCCGGCACCTGGCTGGTGCCTACCATTGTCGTGAGTCAGCCGGCGACCGCACCATTCTTTGAGCGCATTGGCTCGCCCCAGTGGTATCTCGATCGCCGCGACTCCGTAGGTCAGCAGCACTGGGAGGCGCTCCGAACGGCCATCGCCGTGGGCGTGAATATCGGTCTCGGCACGGATCAGTTACCTCAGGAGCCCAACGATGGGACCACGGCTACGGTGCGCGAGGCCGAGTATTACGTGGAGGCGGGTATGACGCCCCTGGAGTCTTTACGCTCCGCCACGATTCAAACGGCAAAAATGCTGGGTGAGGAGGACTCCCTGGGATCTATCGCGGAGGGCAAGTATGCAGATTTGCTGTTTGTGGACGCGGACCCCGCACAGGATATCAGTGCCCTTCGCCGCATCCACTTTGTGATGAAAGGCGGCGCCATCTATCGCGATGACCATGGGCTCGCACCGTGA
- a CDS encoding DUF885 family protein, giving the protein MVFEPGVETARIKAAGAPRFKPVLPVAAMLCFVCFPMPGMSASPEKAPESAVEAEQQGVLPMGNPADNTGLDFDRLSSAYIDAWRKFYPSRAFAYGDAASARAFEDFSEARLSRWLALNKATEESLQAALSSDESLQAKHQTDARVVLAQVQNELATWVEDQPLTGQLSVRRAGISGAHASLVREQLSEEVRSEALIARLQGVAGLCRLGVSTLSSGNALRTRRALSVLTGSMEFYGSGLPELVADWPQPAQGQGVEDAIAEALAAMSALQSHLEEQILPLAKAQAAIGVDAYTAKLRRRTSGLYTPAKLLAAAGEELRTVRALMHQESIRWANASTDDAERFRLLELNDDERLDEALNAMEAERQDNSAAFLDSFTELTFAAERFVERQQIATVPKPTTLLIALSPAHFSGAAVGGVYPSGPFDPQADTLFYVPSVPDDAPAEVKEGFYRSFNTHFNTMILAHEMFPGHYLQYKVAVTEAPSLRSLFSNGSYVEGWGSFVEELMLDAGWAGNAPLTRLAHLRKRLENATRAYVSVQVNTAAWGEAEVLRFAREEGLLAPQFATNLWQRVVNSPLQITDYFTGFKAFKDLYGAYESQAERPPVRAWVDAVLRAGPIPMAFLEAEIDRQIRD; this is encoded by the coding sequence GTGGTTTTTGAGCCTGGTGTTGAGACGGCGCGAATAAAAGCAGCGGGAGCACCCCGGTTCAAGCCGGTGCTCCCCGTTGCTGCAATGCTCTGCTTTGTCTGTTTCCCAATGCCGGGCATGAGCGCGAGCCCGGAAAAAGCGCCTGAGTCTGCTGTGGAAGCAGAACAGCAGGGCGTTTTGCCTATGGGCAACCCTGCAGACAACACCGGCCTGGATTTTGATCGTCTGTCCTCAGCGTATATCGATGCCTGGCGTAAGTTTTATCCCTCTCGTGCCTTTGCCTACGGCGATGCAGCCAGCGCCAGGGCTTTCGAGGATTTCAGCGAGGCAAGGTTGTCGCGATGGCTGGCACTGAACAAGGCCACGGAGGAATCTTTGCAGGCCGCGCTGTCGTCTGACGAATCGCTACAGGCGAAGCATCAGACCGACGCCCGGGTGGTCCTTGCCCAGGTGCAAAACGAACTGGCGACATGGGTCGAAGACCAACCGCTCACGGGGCAGCTCAGTGTACGCCGAGCAGGTATCTCAGGCGCTCACGCATCTCTCGTGCGGGAACAGCTTTCCGAAGAAGTGCGCAGCGAGGCGCTTATTGCAAGACTGCAGGGCGTGGCCGGGCTGTGTCGCCTGGGTGTGAGTACCCTGTCGTCGGGGAACGCCCTGCGGACCCGCCGCGCCCTGAGTGTGCTGACAGGGAGTATGGAGTTTTACGGCAGCGGTCTGCCCGAGCTGGTGGCCGACTGGCCGCAGCCTGCTCAAGGACAGGGCGTCGAGGATGCCATCGCTGAGGCGCTGGCCGCGATGTCAGCCCTGCAATCGCATTTGGAGGAGCAGATCCTCCCTCTGGCCAAGGCGCAAGCGGCTATCGGTGTTGATGCTTATACCGCAAAATTGCGGCGCCGCACCTCCGGGCTGTACACCCCGGCAAAACTCCTTGCCGCAGCGGGGGAGGAGCTCCGGACTGTGCGCGCCCTCATGCATCAGGAGTCTATTCGCTGGGCGAATGCCAGTACCGATGATGCGGAGCGGTTTCGTCTCCTCGAGCTCAATGATGACGAGCGCCTCGACGAGGCCCTGAACGCCATGGAGGCGGAGCGACAGGACAACAGCGCTGCCTTCCTGGACAGTTTCACGGAACTCACCTTTGCCGCGGAGCGCTTTGTGGAGCGGCAGCAGATCGCCACGGTGCCCAAGCCGACCACCTTGCTCATCGCGCTCTCACCGGCGCATTTCAGCGGTGCCGCCGTGGGCGGTGTGTACCCCAGCGGTCCCTTTGATCCTCAGGCGGACACGCTCTTTTACGTACCGTCGGTCCCCGATGATGCCCCCGCTGAGGTGAAGGAGGGCTTTTATCGCTCTTTTAACACCCACTTCAACACTATGATTCTTGCTCACGAAATGTTCCCGGGCCACTACCTTCAGTACAAGGTGGCGGTGACGGAGGCCCCCTCGCTGCGATCTCTGTTCTCCAATGGTTCCTATGTGGAGGGCTGGGGGAGTTTTGTGGAGGAGCTCATGCTGGATGCAGGCTGGGCGGGGAATGCGCCCCTGACACGCCTGGCCCATCTGCGAAAACGCCTGGAGAATGCTACCCGGGCTTATGTGAGCGTGCAGGTGAATACCGCCGCCTGGGGCGAGGCCGAGGTGCTGCGTTTTGCCCGGGAAGAGGGGTTGTTAGCACCGCAATTCGCGACAAATTTATGGCAGCGGGTGGTGAATTCGCCCCTGCAGATCACGGATTACTTTACGGGCTTTAAAGCCTTTAAAGATCTCTATGGGGCCTACGAGTCCCAGGCCGAGCGTCCCCCGGTGCGAGCCTGGGTTGATGCTGTGCTCCGGGCGGGCCCCATCCCCATGGCCTTCCTCGAAGCCGAGATAGATCGACAGATACGCGACTAA